A portion of the Candidatus Neomarinimicrobiota bacterium genome contains these proteins:
- a CDS encoding TlpA family protein disulfide reductase gives MMIKSFFTLVLLIFLGADAYSQDKAHRFNLSNLDGEQYDLKTLLSGGPVLIDFWATWCEPCKEYFPYLEKLHRKYSKDGLTIVGISEDGPRNRSKIRSFLRSMDISFIILLDETAEVMSDYGVYSLPSWFLVGSDGKILKSHRGYTTGDELLLENEIKSILDKVRE, from the coding sequence ATGATGATCAAATCATTCTTTACTCTGGTTCTACTGATATTTCTCGGAGCGGACGCTTATTCTCAGGATAAGGCGCATCGGTTTAATCTATCAAATTTAGATGGGGAGCAGTACGACCTTAAAACACTCTTATCCGGAGGACCTGTGTTGATCGATTTCTGGGCTACGTGGTGTGAACCCTGCAAAGAATATTTTCCCTACTTAGAAAAATTGCACCGCAAATATAGTAAAGATGGTTTAACGATTGTAGGGATCAGCGAGGACGGTCCGCGAAATCGAAGTAAAATACGCTCATTCCTCCGTTCGATGGACATATCTTTCATAATCCTTCTCGACGAGACTGCGGAAGTGATGTCCGACTATGGAGTTTACAGTCTCCCCTCTTGGTTCCTGGTCGGGAGCGATGGCAAGATTTTGAAATCCCACAGAGGTTACACTACCGGCGATGAATTGCTGCTGGAGAACGAGATCAAGTCCATTCTCGACAAAGTCAGAGAATAG
- a CDS encoding redoxin domain-containing protein, whose amino-acid sequence MNIKLRKFCSLVTAFGLVFTSEMISAQVDIGQLVPDFEYNDLAGNGHNLSDYQGKVVFIALIGYGCPFCRAEAPSTEANIWQVYKDNPFQALALDTWDGSLAQAQSYADISGITYPLLIEASSALDLFGMTYDNYVVIDHQGVLRYSSAGNGSLGERYRLSDIQDVIEEYLAKTGLNPGEIPLNFELSQNYPNPFNSSTLINYSILNRSHVSLQVFDVRGRLISTIVNAFQPPSEYEVEWSPNGIPTGIYIYRLMTDGTVITRKMLFIK is encoded by the coding sequence TTGAATATCAAGCTGAGAAAGTTCTGCTCTCTTGTAACAGCGTTCGGACTTGTATTCACTTCTGAAATGATTTCGGCGCAGGTCGATATAGGTCAGCTGGTACCAGATTTCGAGTATAACGATCTCGCCGGAAACGGTCACAATCTTTCCGATTATCAGGGAAAGGTGGTATTCATCGCCTTAATCGGTTACGGCTGTCCTTTTTGCAGAGCGGAAGCGCCTTCCACCGAAGCAAACATATGGCAAGTATATAAAGATAATCCGTTTCAGGCTCTGGCGCTGGATACCTGGGACGGCTCTTTAGCGCAGGCTCAGTCCTATGCTGACATTTCCGGAATCACGTATCCTCTTCTTATTGAAGCAAGTTCAGCTTTGGACCTGTTTGGAATGACGTACGATAACTATGTCGTCATAGATCATCAGGGAGTGCTCCGTTATTCAAGCGCCGGTAACGGAAGCCTGGGGGAAAGGTACAGACTCAGCGACATTCAGGATGTAATAGAGGAATATCTTGCGAAGACCGGACTGAATCCGGGTGAAATTCCACTAAATTTTGAACTATCTCAAAACTATCCGAATCCATTTAATTCTTCTACTCTGATAAATTATTCGATTTTAAACAGAAGCCACGTATCGCTTCAGGTATTCGACGTCCGGGGGCGATTGATAAGTACGATAGTTAACGCTTTTCAACCTCCTTCCGAGTATGAGGTCGAATGGAGTCCAAATGGAATTCCAACCGGGATTTATATATACCGTCTTATGACTGACGGAACCGTTATCACGCGCAAAATGCTTTTTATAAAATGA